A region from the Candidatus Woesearchaeota archaeon genome encodes:
- a CDS encoding serine protein kinase RIO, with protein sequence MAVNRGREAWKTYGNVFDQHSEQLLRKLAAQGYFEELVSAIALGKEANVFTARTKDDSFVAVKIYRLENCNFNKMFEYISQDPRYLDLKGQKRRIIFTWTQREYRNLMKAREQLRVPTPLAFKDNIIVMEYINEGDKAASQLKDVVLDHPQRVFDEILLMVKQLYTQGLVHGDLSPYNILVQHAKPVFIDFSQSTATNSPNARELLLRDLTIISNFFKKQGVKSDPELLLKQVIS encoded by the coding sequence ATGGCAGTAAATAGGGGGCGAGAAGCTTGGAAAACATATGGTAACGTCTTTGACCAACATTCTGAACAACTTTTGCGTAAGCTAGCAGCACAAGGTTATTTTGAAGAACTTGTAAGTGCAATTGCACTTGGCAAAGAAGCAAATGTGTTTACTGCCCGCACAAAAGATGATTCGTTTGTCGCTGTTAAAATTTATCGTCTTGAAAATTGTAATTTTAACAAAATGTTCGAATACATTAGTCAAGATCCTCGCTACTTAGATTTAAAAGGACAAAAACGACGCATTATTTTTACATGGACACAACGAGAATATCGAAACCTTATGAAAGCCCGAGAACAATTGCGAGTTCCAACACCACTCGCATTTAAAGATAATATTATTGTTATGGAATATATTAATGAAGGAGATAAGGCTGCTTCACAGCTTAAAGATGTGGTGCTAGACCATCCCCAACGCGTTTTCGATGAAATTCTTCTGATGGTAAAACAATTGTATACACAAGGACTTGTTCACGGCGATTTATCCCCCTATAACATTTTAGTCCAACATGCAAAGCCTGTTTTTATTGACTTTTCACAATCCACCGCGACAAACTCTCCGAATGCACGCGAGCTTCTTTTGCGAGATTTAACTATTATAAGTAATTTTTTTAAGAAACAAGGAGTTAAATCCGATCCCGAACTGCTTCTTAAGCAAGTTATTTCTTAA
- a CDS encoding KH domain-containing protein, translating into MNEYTYELKIPKERIAVLIGKDGEIKKELEEITKTTINVDSKEGDVQLVSKDSVQLYLLKDLVRAIARGFNPEIAKRLLKQDYVLDVLNLSDYVKSKDQMLRLKGRVIGKNGKARTIIEELTDTSISVYGKTIAVIGFCDNAAVAKKALESLLTGSPHSSVFKWLEQHRKQQKFAELANF; encoded by the coding sequence ATGAACGAGTATACTTACGAATTAAAAATTCCTAAAGAACGAATTGCAGTACTTATAGGTAAAGATGGCGAGATTAAAAAAGAACTCGAAGAAATTACTAAGACAACTATTAACGTAGATTCTAAAGAAGGAGATGTACAACTAGTTAGTAAAGATTCTGTTCAATTGTATTTGCTTAAAGATTTAGTACGGGCGATTGCGCGCGGGTTTAATCCTGAAATAGCAAAACGTCTTCTTAAACAAGATTATGTCTTAGATGTACTTAATTTATCTGATTATGTCAAGTCAAAAGATCAAATGCTACGCCTGAAAGGACGAGTAATTGGTAAAAATGGAAAAGCACGAACAATCATAGAAGAGCTTACTGATACAAGCATAAGCGTTTATGGAAAAACTATTGCGGTGATTGGTTTTTGTGATAATGCAGCAGTTGCTAAAAAAGCTCTCGAATCATTATTAACTGGAAGTCCTCATTCTAGCGTGTTTAAATGGTTAGAACAACACCGAAAACAACAAAAGTTTGCAGAACTTGCTAACTTTTGA